AGTTGGTtaatcttctttttttcttgtttaattacttgttgtACTATGCTTTTTCTTTATGCAATTTGAATTAGGGTATTGTCGCTTGGTGAAAGCTTACATTGTACTGTAGCTATTCCCCTATTGAAAAAGGTAGGATTTTTAGCTTCCAACCccttattttcaaaaaataaagttTCTAAATTTAGTAacttttttctcttctcttcctgGCCACTAAGTGGGTtgtgatgtttttgttggcttgAGGTTCGTTTTTTCTCATTCTTTTGGGTAGTATATGTTTAGAGGTATAGCTATTATCAGTGTGTAAATCTTCTTTGCCATAGTTTGAGCTTTCTTGTTTTTGTATGTCATTTTATCTGTTTTGGGAATTGAACCTCTTGGGTGGTCAGATCTGCTGTTTTGATGGATTTTATGGGTGAAGCTGGTTTTGCTGTAGGGAATATGATCCAAGATTCAACTGCCAGTAGTGGTGGTTTTGGCAGTTGGGGTCCTAATTTTTCCGACCAGGCGGTTTGGGCTACTGAGGATGATTATAGAGCCTGGAACAGTAATGAAACTCCTTCCAATTCCCAGAATCGGTCTGGGAGTGAGCCTCCCAACAAGAAATCTCGAAATGTGCAAGGTTTAGATCCCCGCGATATAGTTACCAGTAGCTCTAAAGCAATCGGAAAGATGTTCTATAAAACTAAATTGTGTTGTAAGTTCCGTGCGGGTGTCTGCCCCTACATTACTAATTGTAACTTCGCTCATGGAATAGAGGAGCTTCGCAAACCACCTCCTAATTGGCAAGACATAGTGGCTGCACATGAAAGTGAGcggggaggaggaggaggagtacTGGCTGTGGAACCAAGAGAAGAACACCAGATACCAATATTGACTTCTCCTGATTTGCGCGGGGAGTCTCAAAGGTCCACTAAAGGGAGGCATTGCAAGAAGTTCTACACTGAAGAAGGATGTCCTTATGGAGATAGTTGTACTTTCCTTCACGATGAACAATCACGAGCTAGAGAAAGTGTTGCTATAAGTGTGACTCCTACTGTTGGTGGATTTGGTAATAATGCTACTGGAACAACCCTAAAGCCTTCAAATTGGAAGACGAGAATTTGTAATAAGTGGGAGACCACTGGTTATTGCCCATTTGGCAGCAAGTGTCATTTTGCTCATGGTGTGGCAGGTATGGATCTTAGTTTTTGCTTATTTCTAGTATATGGGTGTTTACAATGAGAATGGTGAAGATTGATAATTTATGATTGATTTTGGCTTGCTGGGAGATTGATCTTCTTAGTTAAATTTCATTTAGGCGAAAATGCTAGTTGATAAGTTTATTAAGGTCCCTTTATCGTCTACTGTGGAAAACAAGTTATCTTATCATCTTATCTCAAAAGTCTAAAAGGGAATTTGAAAAGCTGAAATTACTCAGGAAAGAGACTGAATTTCCTGTGTTCATTATTGGATGACTTCGATACTTGTGAAAGTAGCTGAATTTATCAATAGTTGAAGGATTTCATATACCATTTTAGTAGATGGGACTAGACTTACTTCCACTTTAGTACTCTGTGATGCCACATGCTATAACACAACTATCCATATTAGGATTGGTATAACTGAGAAGATTTGATCAAATTCCTCTTGAGTCTCTGACCTTTTTTTTGGGGATAAGCTTGAGTCTTTGACCTTTGCCCCTATATAAAAGGGAGAACTAACTTTATGTGACATGCTTATTAGCTTTTTCTTGTAGCATTCTGTTTGTGTAAATGATGAGGTGGCGTCTAATATATTGGaagtaatttattttgaaataactcAAAGGCAGCACCCTGAAAGAAGATTACAAGAAGAGTActtcatataaaaataaaaataaataaaaaggtagATCTTAGAAGAAGAGTACAATACTGAAGAGATTTGTAGTATGTTCACTTTGAGAAGATTTTGTCAATTTCTATGTTCATTTTCATGGAAAATGGGAATTTTATATTTGCCCTTCTGTAGTTATCTGGGAAATGCTCCCAAATTGAGTATCTGGGGAGGAACTTTAATTTTCcaccgggtgtccgagtctcttAGAGGCCCGACTAATCccgggggtgcacaggccctcggcaaggagtttcccgcaagtgcaccacggttaattcaggttttacctAGTCCGATGGCCCCCAGAAATTGTTTGCACCCGgtgggtttcgaacttgagaccttgaaagggagcaaaccccaaggctcaagtcaattACCACCATGCCAACCCCTGAGGTTTGTATCAGGGGAGGAACTTTAACAATGCATTTTTTGTGAAAGCACAGTAGTAGTCCCTAGGGCTTTGATTTAGTGGTAAGAGTGAAACATGTTGATGTGCGGGTTTGGCGTACATCACAGGTTTGAACCTTTGCTGTAGACAAAGCTTGGTATTTAAGTGGAAAATTGTACGGGGCGAGCCCATTATCCATCGAATTTCAAACTGTGCGCCGCTAGTCCTCTGCGATTTCTC
Above is a window of Nicotiana tabacum cultivar K326 chromosome 8, ASM71507v2, whole genome shotgun sequence DNA encoding:
- the LOC107805049 gene encoding zinc finger CCCH domain-containing protein 12-like: MDFMGEAGFAVGNMIQDSTASSGGFGSWGPNFSDQAVWATEDDYRAWNSNETPSNSQNRSGSEPPNKKSRNVQGLDPRDIVTSSSKAIGKMFYKTKLCCKFRAGVCPYITNCNFAHGIEELRKPPPNWQDIVAAHESERGGGGGVLAVEPREEHQIPILTSPDLRGESQRSTKGRHCKKFYTEEGCPYGDSCTFLHDEQSRARESVAISVTPTVGGFGNNATGTTLKPSNWKTRICNKWETTGYCPFGSKCHFAHGVAELNRFGGGPVETEGKDSLSVPPDLKQGGSSFKTTESTVPSTISALHTDVYHLGQGVQVQRPSSIVERPGQRLFQKWKGPDKISKIYGDWIDDIE